Within the Clostridium scatologenes genome, the region AAATCTACCTTTAATGCATCCTTATGTACTAATTCAAAATTATTAAATTCCTTAAGTTCTTCATTTAAAATAGGTATTAAATCAGAATCTAATTCAATAGCATAAACTTTTTTTGCTTTTTTTAAAAGCTCTTTTGTTAAAGTTCCCACTCCAGGACCTATTTCTATTACCAAGTCATCTTTACTAATATTAGAATTATCAACTATATCCTGTAATACAGAATCATCTATTAAAAAATTCTGTCCTAAACTTTTTGAAAACTTAAATCCATATTTTTTTACTATATCCTTTGTAGACAAACCTTCCATATTATTTCTCCTTATTTATCTTTTTTATTGCCTGTATAAATTCTTCTCTGCTAATTCCATAATTATTAAGCCTTGTTAAAAACTGAGCTGAGTTACAATATCCTATTCCAAGTTCTTTCCCAAGAATTTCTCTTTTTTCTTTTGATTTATTGTTTCCTGTAAGTTCAAAAAAAATCATATCATTTATATTAAAGTTAGATACTTTTTCTTTAACTTCACATTTAGCATTCTCTAAAGCTCTTATTATTACTTCTGGTTCAGCATTTTCTACACCTATATCACCATTTTTTGTTCCATCTTTTTGAGCTATATAAGCATGTTTTATTCCCTTAACTCTTTTAGATATAATTCTTCTTATTTTTTCTCCTGCAAAATCAGGATCAGTAAAAACTATTACGCCTTGTCGTCTTTGTGCTTCTTTTATTCTTTCTATAACTTTAGCATTAATACCAAATCCACCTACTGCTATAATTTCTGCATCTACAGCTCTTTTTACTGCAGTAATGTCATCTCTTCCTTCAACAACAATAACTTCTTTAATCATATGCTCCTATTGACCTAAAATTACTAAGTCAACATCCTCCTTTTCTATTTTATTATATTTATTTAATATACAGAAAAAAATAGGAGCCTTTGCTCCTATTTAACTAAATACACATTAATCCATCTTACGCCCCAATTGTTTGCTTCTGAATTGGAGTCGAAGAATAAATCAACTCTGTCACCCTTTATAGCTCCCCCTGTATCTTCGGCAATAGCATATCCATAACCTTCAATGTAAAGCTTAGTACCAAGAGGTATAACTCTTGGATCAACTGCTACAGAGCTATAGCTACCTACACTTCTTTTAGCTACAGTACCTGTAGCTGTAATCCCAAAATAAGGATCTCCAGGACTTTTGCCTGTACTCTCATAATCTGAAGTATATCCAGTAGCTCTCATCCTCATAACTGTTGTATAAGGAACCCTAGTACCACGTGAAGGAGTATAAACATTTAAAGCTCCCATAGCTATAATCTTTTGAACTGGTTGTTTTTTTACTGTTTCACTTATTACTTTTCTTGAAATTTCTTTACCATTTTCATAAACAACTCTAGTTAATGTTTCTTTTTCTCCAGGTTTTCCTTCTTGTACTACTCTATTATTACCTTGCTCTATATCTTCATCTTTTTTTACAACTGTATTATAATCTAGTGGTTTAACTTCCTTAATATCTTTCATCTCAACTCTTGTTACCACTACCATTAGCCCTTCCTTTACAGTTGAATCCTTCTTTGGATATATTTTATCAGATTGATGAATTGTTATTTTCTCTGCTTGCAACATTTTTTCAACGTTGTCTTCTGCAGACTTTATATCCAACTTCTTTCCATCTACAGCAACTTTAACATTTACTGCTCTCTTTATGGATATTTTTGAGTCATTTTCAACTTTATTGTCAAGACTAACCGTGGTCTTATCCTTTGGTCCTACAGTTATACCATTATTACTCAAAGCACTTCTATAAGTGCTACTTAAAGTCATTATTTTCTTATCTTTACCGTCTATAGAAACTGTGATTGTCTTTCTTGCACTGCTAATCAATACTACAAAAACTATTAAAACTATTAAAGTCAAGTAGATATACATAGCTTTAGGACCATTGGAAAAATACTTTTTTAAATAGCCTTTTAATTTTTCCACCATAAAAATACCTCCTCCTGGTAAGAACGACATTCCTATTATAAGGGCAGTGACGAATTCTGTCAAATATCGCCTTAACATTTTAGACCATGTAATGCAAATTTTTGCATAAAAATTAATAATAAAATATTTATGATAGCACTTTTTCACTAATGGCCTATATTAAATATTTTTGGTGGAATTTTTATAAAACTTATTATATTATATGAGACAAATTAACATATAATACTTAAATATAAAATTAATAAAAAGTTAATAAATCGCAATTCAATTTTACACTATTATCCTATATTTAGCAACCTCTTGATATTTAAGATAGTTCTACAACTCATTTCCTCACTACTTATACCTTTAATTTCCGCTATTTTATTTATTATGCTAGCTATATATTCTGATCTATTTCTTTTACCTCTAAAAGGAACAGGTGCCATGTAAGGACAATCAGTCTCCACTAATATTCTATCAAGCGGAACTTCTTTTACCACATCTAAAACCTTTTTAGCATTTTTAAATGTCACTACTCCGGTAAATCCTATGTAATATCCAAGCTTTAAACATTCTCTTGCAAATTCTACACTACCAGAAAAGCAATGTATTTCACCTTTAACCTCTGGAAACATTTTTATAATATCTAACGTATCTCCATGAGCATCTCTATCATGTATAATTACAGGTAAATTTAATTCTTTTGCAAGTTCCATCTGTTTTATAAAAACTTTTTTTTGAATCTCTTTTCCAGGATTTCCCTCGTAATAGTAATCAAGTCCTATTTCCCCTATAGCTTTAACTTTAGTATTTTTAACTAACTCTTTTAATTCAGAAATAACTTCACTTGTTAATTGATCAGCATGCTCAGGATGAATTCCAACTGCTGCATAAAAAAAATCATGCTTATTTGCCAGTTCTACTGAAGCTCTAGTTCCTTCTATAGATGCTCCACAATTTAATACTCCTTGTATTCCATTTTGTCTTAACTCATTTATTATGGATTGTCTATCCTCATCAAATTGTTCATCATCATAATGTGCATGAGCATCAAATATGCTTATTTTACCATCAGTTAATTTTATATTATCATCCATTGTATCTCTCCATTCATAAACTTAAACATATTTTTTCTTATGGATATATTTTAACCTCCCATTCATAAAGTAAATAAATTTTAATCATGATATTAAAAAGATGTAATCCGGATTTATCTGGAGTTTAAACTCCCCTTAAATCAAGCTTCACTTGATTAATTGCATTTTAAATACTAAATGATTAAAATTTTGCAATTGCATATTTCCATTTTATTACATTTATTTTTATAGTCAACTTTTTTTTATTATAATATAAGCGATTTTCTTAACAAAATCTAATATTTGCTCAATCATAATTAGTTTTATAGCATTGATGATAAATTATTATAAAAAAAGCCAAAAATGACTATTTATTCAAAATTTCTTCAGAACAAATAATCATTTTTAGTATTAAATTTAAACTTTTTACTGAGCTGTATTTATACCTATCTTACAATACTGCCTGTAGGAAGTTCTGATTCAATAGTAGCTGTAAGTAATTTACTATCATCATCTGTAGATGCTGCTAATATCATTCCCTGGGAAAGTTCTCCTCTTAATTTTACAGGTTTCAAATTTGCAACTAATATTACATTTTTACCTACTAATTCTTCTGGTTTATAGAATTTAGCTATTCCTGAAACCACTTGTCTTTCCTCGCCACCTAAATCTACCTTCAACTTTAGAAGCTTTTTAGCGCCTTTTACTGGTTCACACGCTAATACCTTAGCTATTCTTAAATCTATCTTTTCAAAATCATCAATTGTTATTTCTTCTTTCAATGGCTGCATTTTAGGTCTATTAGCTGCAGCTTGTTGTTCCTTAAGTTTATTTAATTCCTCAATTTTTTCATCTACATCTATTCTTGGGAATAAAAGTTCTCCCTTATTTACTTTTGACCCTGCTTTAGTTCCATCAAAAGATTTTAAGCTATCCCAAGTTATAACTTCAGCATTTAATTGTTTGTTTATCTTCTCACTAGTATCAGGCAAAAATGCTGATAAACATACTGAAACTATTCTTAATGATTCCAACAAATTATAAAGTACAGTTCCTAATCTTTCCTTTTTACTTTCATCTTTTGCAAGTATCCAAGGAGTAGTCTCATCTATATATTTATTTGCTCTTCCTATAAGCTCCCATATACAATCTAATGCTTCTGGAATTCTCAAGTTATCTATACACTGCTCTGCAGCTTTAGGAGTATTTAATGCAACTTTTATAAGATCATCATCTATTGCTTCCTTAGCTGTTGCCGATGGAATTATTCCTCCAAAATACTTTTCTACCATTGCACAAGTTCTTGATAATAAATTTCCTAAATCATTAGCTAAATCTGAATTTATCTTTTTTATAAATATCTCATTATTAAATAATCCATCTGCTCCAAATGGTATTTCTCTTAATAGATAATATCTTACAGGATCTGCGCCAAAATGATTTACCAAAAGTACAGGATCTACCACATTTCCTTTAGATTTTGACATTTTTCCTCCATCTACTAGAAGCCAACCATGCCCAAATACCTGCTTGGGTAGTGGAAGACCTAATGCCATAAGCATAATCGGCCAATAAATTGTATGGAATCTTAATATGTCTTTGCCTACTAAATGAACATCTGCTGGCCAATATTTATTATATAAATCTGAATTGCTGCTTCCATATCCAAGCGCTGTTATATAGTTTGCTAAAGCATCTACCCATACGTATACAACATGCTTTTCATCAAAAGTCACTGGTATTCCCCAATCAAAAGAAGTTCTTGAAACACAAAGATCTTGTAATCCTGGTTTTAAGAAATTATTTATCATTTCATTCTTTCTTGATTCTGGTTGAATAAATTCCGGATGATTTTCTATATATTCTATAAGTTTTGGAGCATATTTTGACATTTTAAAAAAGTATGCTTCTTCTTTAGCTTTTTCAACTGGTCTTCCACAATCAGGACACTTTCCATCTACAGCCTGAGTTTCTGTCCAGAAAGATTCACAAGGTGTACAATACCATCCCTCATAAGAATCTTTATATATATCGCCTTGATCATATAACTTTTTAAATATATCTTGAACTGATTTTACATGATAATCATCTGTAGTTCTTATAAACTTATCATAGCTTATATTCATTATTTCCCAAAGATCTTTTATTCCTGCAACTATTTCATCAACATAAGCTTTAGGCGTTACACCTTTTGCTTCTGCCAATCTCTGAATTTTTTGTCCATGCTCATCTGTACCTGTTAAAAACATTACGTCATATCCTGTAAGTCTTTTAAATCTTGCTAATGAATCAGCCGCAACTGTAGTGTATGTGTTTCCTATATGAAGTTTAGCTGATGGATAATAAATTGGTGTTGTAATATAATATGGTTTTTTACACATTCTCTATTCCTCCTTAAAAACTTATAAATTTCTAATAAAAAAACCTCTATATGAAGTAATTCCTTCATATAGAGGTGTATATAACACTTTACCACTCTAATTCATCTTTATTTCACAATAAAGACCTCGATAAGTAACTCAAGCCATAGTAAAAAAGACCTTTTATTACTCTGCACTATAACGGTTGCTTCCGTGTTATCCTAATACAATTTCAAATAACCTGCTCTGGAGCCATGTTCATAAACTATTTTATTATCGGCTTTCACCTAATCCGATTCTCTTTAAATACTTTCATTTACTACTCTTTCCTTCACAGCATTTCAATTTTTATAATATTCCATATGTTTAGTTCTGTCAATAGCATTTTATCTAATTTTTAAATAATTTTATCATCTTTAATTTCATCATATTTTTTCTTTACAGATTTTAAGTCTTCCCAAAGCAATACTTTTTTATTCTCATCTCTAAATAAAGCTGCTGGATGAAAAGTAGCCATAATATAGCATCCTTTTCTTTCAATCCACTTTCCTCTATCTCTTGTTATCCTAAAATCGTTTCCTAAAATATACTTCATAGCAGTTGCTCCTAGGCAAACTATAATTTTGGGTTTAATTAAAGCTACTTGATTTCTTAAATATGGCAAACATGCTACAGCCTCATCTTCATATGGCACTCTATTATTATCTGGTCTGCATTTGCATACATTACATATGTAATAATCATTTTCTCTTATTAAATTCAATGCTGTAAGTCCTTTAGTTAAAAGTTGCCCTGCTCTACCAACAAAAGGTAACCCAATTCTATCCTCGTCAGCTCCTGGAGCTTCTCCTACAAAAACTATTTTTCCTCTACAATTTCCATCCCCAAACACCATATTAGTTCTTTTATTTCCCAGATTACATTTATTACATTGTAAACATTCTTCATATAATTCTCGCCATTTTAACAACTTAACCACCTCTTTACTCATAATCATCGCTTAGAATGTGCTTAAATTTTATAATATTTCGTATTTCTAAGTACATTTTTCTTAGTATTGTTTTATTTTATAAAATGAAGTACCATTTATATTATACTACATTATTTTTTAATATGTCTCATGGAGGTACTAAATGTTATATCGCAATACTATAAAAGATGTATTAAATCTTGCACTTCCTGCAGTAGGTGAAATGATTCTCTATATGATGATATGGGTATTTGATACTATGATGGTAGGCCAATATGGAGGTAACATAGCTGTTAGTTCTGTTGGATTAAGCTCTGAAATAATCTATACATTTTCGAATATATTTATAGCTATGGGTTTATCCGTAGGTATTACTTCATTAGTTGCCAGACAAATAGGATCTAAAAGATTTGAGCTAGCCGAGGAATATTCATCTATAGGATTCTTAGTAGCTTTTATCATAGCTTTTATTGTATCCTTATTAATATTTTCCTTTTGCGGCAATATGTTAGAAATGGCAGGTGCAACAAAAGAAGTAATGTACAATGGTAAAATATTCATGAGAATAGTTTGCATAGGAATTATTTTTTATATGCTTATGAATGTATTAAATGCAATTTTAAGGGGCTGCGGAAATACAAAAACTCCTTTAATAGCTTCTATACTAGTTAATATAATAACAGTAACCTTGGACTGGCTATTGATTTTTGGTCACTATGGTTTTCCAGAACTAGGTATAAAGGGAGCTGCAATAGCTACTGCTTCAGCTCAAATATCAGGATTTATATTTATACTTTTCTATATAATGAAAAAATCTAAAATTAGACCTAGACTAAAATATATATTAAACCTCAATTTTAAAAATGTAAAAGAATTATTAAGATTAAGTATTCCAGCTTCATTTCAAGAAGCAGCTTTTTCTACAAGCAGATTATTATGTGTATTCATAATAATGCATCTTGGAAACATAGCTTTTGCTGCTAATCAAATAGTAACAACTATAGAATCGGTTTCATATATGCCTGGATGGGGATTTGCCATAGCTGCAACTACTTTATCAGGTCACAAATTTGGAGAAAAAAACTTTAAAAAATCTAAGGAATATGCCTATACTTGTATGGTATTAGGTGTTATATTGATGGGCTTTTGTTCTATTTTATATTTAATCTTTCCTAGCTTTTTAATAAAACTTTTCATAAATTCAAAAGAACAGGAAGTTATTAGACTAGGAAGTCTATGCCTTATGGTAGCTGCTGCAGAACAAGTTCCTATGGCAGTTTCCATGATACTTGGAGGTGCTCTTAAAGGCATAGGAGATACTAAAACACCTTTTATAATTTCACTTATTTCTAGTTGGTTAATACGACTTCCTTTAATGTTTTATTTTATATTTATATTAAAGGTTTCTGTAGTATATGTATGGTGGATTACTGCCATTCAATGGGCATTTGAAGGCATCACTATGTTCATTTTATTTAAAAAGAAATTTAGGTCACTTTCAAAACAAGCAGAAGCTTAAACTTCATAATCTAAGCACAATGCGACGGAACTTTTTTAGAGGACAATTGACAGAGGACAGTGAAGGATGATTTTTCTCCGCTTTGCTGTCAAATGTCCTCTAAAAAATGCTTCGCATTATTTTTAAATTATAATCTTAAAACATAATTCTTGCTAAAGTTACTGCCATGACAATTGAAACACAATCTGCCAAAACTGCTGCCCAAAGAGTATGTCTTATTTTCCTTATTCCTACAGCACCAAAATACACCGTAAGTGTATAAAATATTGTTTCTGTAGATCCCATAATTATAGAAGACACTTTTCCTATGTAGCTATCTACTCCAAATTTATTTATAGTTTCTGCAAAAATACCTAAAGCACCACTACCTGATAAAGGTTTTATTAATACTAGTGGCACAACTTCTGGTGGAAGTCCTATGAGCTTTGCAAAAGGTTTTACAATAAATATAAAATAATCTAAAGCTTTAGATTCTCTAAAAACGCCTACTGCTACTAACATAGCTAATAAATATGGGAATATGCTTACACATATACCAATCCCTTCCTTGGCACCTTCTACAAAGCATTCATATACTTTAACTCCTTTAAATATTCCATATGCAGTTATAGCTATTATAATTATAGGAACTATTGATTTTATTATGTAATCCAAAATATTACCTCCATTGATTCTTTCTTAATCACCATTTGATTCAAAAATACTTTTGCAATATCTTACAAAATACTATTCCAAATAAAGCTGC harbors:
- the rnmV gene encoding ribonuclease M5, whose amino-acid sequence is MIKEVIVVEGRDDITAVKRAVDAEIIAVGGFGINAKVIERIKEAQRRQGVIVFTDPDFAGEKIRRIISKRVKGIKHAYIAQKDGTKNGDIGVENAEPEVIIRALENAKCEVKEKVSNFNINDMIFFELTGNNKSKEKREILGKELGIGYCNSAQFLTRLNNYGISREEFIQAIKKINKEK
- a CDS encoding 3D domain-containing protein; this encodes MVEKLKGYLKKYFSNGPKAMYIYLTLIVLIVFVVLISSARKTITVSIDGKDKKIMTLSSTYRSALSNNGITVGPKDKTTVSLDNKVENDSKISIKRAVNVKVAVDGKKLDIKSAEDNVEKMLQAEKITIHQSDKIYPKKDSTVKEGLMVVVTRVEMKDIKEVKPLDYNTVVKKDEDIEQGNNRVVQEGKPGEKETLTRVVYENGKEISRKVISETVKKQPVQKIIAMGALNVYTPSRGTRVPYTTVMRMRATGYTSDYESTGKSPGDPYFGITATGTVAKRSVGSYSSVAVDPRVIPLGTKLYIEGYGYAIAEDTGGAIKGDRVDLFFDSNSEANNWGVRWINVYLVK
- a CDS encoding TatD family hydrolase; amino-acid sequence: MDDNIKLTDGKISIFDAHAHYDDEQFDEDRQSIINELRQNGIQGVLNCGASIEGTRASVELANKHDFFYAAVGIHPEHADQLTSEVISELKELVKNTKVKAIGEIGLDYYYEGNPGKEIQKKVFIKQMELAKELNLPVIIHDRDAHGDTLDIIKMFPEVKGEIHCFSGSVEFARECLKLGYYIGFTGVVTFKNAKKVLDVVKEVPLDRILVETDCPYMAPVPFRGKRNRSEYIASIINKIAEIKGISSEEMSCRTILNIKRLLNIG
- the metG gene encoding methionine--tRNA ligase, with the translated sequence MCKKPYYITTPIYYPSAKLHIGNTYTTVAADSLARFKRLTGYDVMFLTGTDEHGQKIQRLAEAKGVTPKAYVDEIVAGIKDLWEIMNISYDKFIRTTDDYHVKSVQDIFKKLYDQGDIYKDSYEGWYCTPCESFWTETQAVDGKCPDCGRPVEKAKEEAYFFKMSKYAPKLIEYIENHPEFIQPESRKNEMINNFLKPGLQDLCVSRTSFDWGIPVTFDEKHVVYVWVDALANYITALGYGSSNSDLYNKYWPADVHLVGKDILRFHTIYWPIMLMALGLPLPKQVFGHGWLLVDGGKMSKSKGNVVDPVLLVNHFGADPVRYYLLREIPFGADGLFNNEIFIKKINSDLANDLGNLLSRTCAMVEKYFGGIIPSATAKEAIDDDLIKVALNTPKAAEQCIDNLRIPEALDCIWELIGRANKYIDETTPWILAKDESKKERLGTVLYNLLESLRIVSVCLSAFLPDTSEKINKQLNAEVITWDSLKSFDGTKAGSKVNKGELLFPRIDVDEKIEELNKLKEQQAAANRPKMQPLKEEITIDDFEKIDLRIAKVLACEPVKGAKKLLKLKVDLGGEERQVVSGIAKFYKPEELVGKNVILVANLKPVKLRGELSQGMILAASTDDDSKLLTATIESELPTGSIVR
- a CDS encoding uracil-DNA glycosylase gives rise to the protein MLKWRELYEECLQCNKCNLGNKRTNMVFGDGNCRGKIVFVGEAPGADEDRIGLPFVGRAGQLLTKGLTALNLIRENDYYICNVCKCRPDNNRVPYEDEAVACLPYLRNQVALIKPKIIVCLGATAMKYILGNDFRITRDRGKWIERKGCYIMATFHPAALFRDENKKVLLWEDLKSVKKKYDEIKDDKII
- a CDS encoding MATE family efflux transporter translates to MLYRNTIKDVLNLALPAVGEMILYMMIWVFDTMMVGQYGGNIAVSSVGLSSEIIYTFSNIFIAMGLSVGITSLVARQIGSKRFELAEEYSSIGFLVAFIIAFIVSLLIFSFCGNMLEMAGATKEVMYNGKIFMRIVCIGIIFYMLMNVLNAILRGCGNTKTPLIASILVNIITVTLDWLLIFGHYGFPELGIKGAAIATASAQISGFIFILFYIMKKSKIRPRLKYILNLNFKNVKELLRLSIPASFQEAAFSTSRLLCVFIIMHLGNIAFAANQIVTTIESVSYMPGWGFAIAATTLSGHKFGEKNFKKSKEYAYTCMVLGVILMGFCSILYLIFPSFLIKLFINSKEQEVIRLGSLCLMVAAAEQVPMAVSMILGGALKGIGDTKTPFIISLISSWLIRLPLMFYFIFILKVSVVYVWWITAIQWAFEGITMFILFKKKFRSLSKQAEA
- a CDS encoding spore maturation protein; protein product: MDYIIKSIVPIIIIAITAYGIFKGVKVYECFVEGAKEGIGICVSIFPYLLAMLVAVGVFRESKALDYFIFIVKPFAKLIGLPPEVVPLVLIKPLSGSGALGIFAETINKFGVDSYIGKVSSIIMGSTETIFYTLTVYFGAVGIRKIRHTLWAAVLADCVSIVMAVTLARIMF